Below is a window of Variovorax sp. TBS-050B DNA.
CGGGCATTCCCCGCCGAGCTGCTGCCGCCGAACTGCACGAAGCCGGCGTTGTCCGTCGGCAGGGGGCCGCGCTCGGCGGCAGTGATCGTCAATCCGCCCGCGTCGGCATTGCCGCCGAAAAGCAGCGAGGCGTTGCCGGCCACCGACACCGGCCCGGTGCCGAGCGCGCCCGTCGCCAGCGCCTGCAGGCTGCCCGCTGCCACCGAGGTGCCGCCCGTGTACGAATTGGCCGCGCCCAGCACCAGCGTGCCTTGGCCGGTCTTCAGGAGCGCTCCGCCGCCCGAGACTTCGCCGTTCAGCGTCAGCGTGCGGACCGGGTTCACATCGAAGGTGCCGCCTCCCGGGCCCAGCGCGACCGCGCGGGTGGCGGTGGTGTCGCCGGTGACGTTCAGCGCGCCGCCGTCGAGCGTGAGCCCACTGCTGGAGTTGCCGAGCGCGCGATCGTCCGCGATGGAGAGCGCGCCGCCGCGCACGAACCAGGGCGTCAGGCCGGTGTTGATGCCGGTCAGCGTCCAGGTGCTGGCACCGGTCTTTTCGTAGCGCGCGAAACCGCTGTAGGTGCTGGCGTCGAGCGAAGTGGTCCCGTTGGTCGTGTCGCCCGCCAGCGCCAGCACGTTGCCGGTGCCGGAAACCACCCTCAGCAGGCCGGTGATCGAGGAGCCGGCACGCAGTTCGAGCCGGTTGTCGTTGCCGGTGATCCGTACCGCGTCGCCGCGTGTGGCACCGTCGCCGCCCATGCCGGCCGTCAGCGTCCCGGTGTTGACGATGGTGTTCGAGTCGCCCCGAACGCGCAGCGCCGCACCACCCACGCCGAAACGCACGGGGATGCCGCCGGCACCGCCCGCGCCCCCCGTCAGCGTGCCGGTGTTGGAAACCGAGTTGTTGCTGGACTCCAGCGCGAGGCCCGCGCCGCCCTCGCCCCCGAATGACGACGTCCCGTTGAACGTGCCGCTGACGGTGCCGATGCCGCCGGCACCGCCGACGGACCCGCCGCTGTTGACGACGGTCGCGCCGCCGCCTTGCAGCACGATGCCGTCGCCGCCACCGCCGCCGCCGCCGGCCCATTGGCCGACGCCACCCGCGCCGCCGTTGCCGCCGATCGTCTGCCCCGCATTGTTCAGGTTGACGCCGGCCGCCGTGGACTGCAGGCCCGCGCCGCCACCGCCGCCGCCGCCGGCCAGCCGCGCGACGCTGCCGGCGCCGCCAGTGCCGCCCTGCAGGATGGTGCCGCCCGACACGGTGATGCCCGTGTCGGAGGTGTACACGGCCGCACCGCCGCCACCACCGGCGCCACCGCCGAAGGTCGGATCCCCAGCGGGCGTGCCGTCGGTTCCCGAGCCCCCCGTGACCGAGCCGGCCACGCTGGTCGCCCCGACGGCGCCGCCCGTTCCGCCAATCCCGCCGCCGCCGATGCCGCCATTGCCCCCCGTGCCGCCCGACGGCGCCAGGCCGTTGGACTCGGTGAACTCACCGAGGCGGCCGCCGCCGCCGCCGCTGCCGTTGCCCGCGCCGCCGTGGCCGCCTGTGCCGCCAAGGCCGACGTAGGTCTGGCCGCCCGCAGCCTGAGCCCAGGCACCGCCGGCCATGCCGGCCAGCGTGAGCAGGCACGCGGCCGCCGCGAGCCGCTTCGCCTTGCGGCTTCCTTCGACCGTCGAGCGCCGCGCAGGCGATGCGGCAAGCTCCGACACGGCCTGCCAGACACCCAGGACGCCATTCCAGACAACGCGATAAGTACGGTTCATTCCGCCGATCCTCAACAAAAGGGCAAAAACCGGCCGCAATGTAACATTTGCAACACGCGATTCAACTACCCGAAAGTAGTCATCGAGCGCCCACCGGTATGGGCCGCGGGCGATCGTCGCACCCGGCCGCCGGGCCGTGCCGCGCCGGCGCGCGGACGTGGAGGCAACGTACTGTTGTAGCCCCCGCCAGCGGGATACAGAGACATACGCGACGCGTGCCGCAACGGCCCAGGCGCCGAAGAATCCGGGCATCGCCGAACCCGGCACCGCCCGAAGGAAACCGCCATGCGCCTCCCCTCCCCCTCGCTCGCCGTGGCCGCCGCCGCGGTCATCGCCGCTTCGGCGGCCGTCGTCACGCTCGCCGCGCCCTCGCTCGGCGGCGACATCCCGGCCGAGCAGGCGCAGCCCGCGCCGGCCTTCAAGGACATCGATACCTGGATCAACTCGCCGCCGCTGGACATGGCGGCGCTGCGCGGCAAGGTGGTGCTGATCGATTTCTGGACCTACACCTGCATCAACTGCCTGAACCACCTGCCCTACGTGAAGGAATGGGACGCGAAGTACCGCGACAAGGGCCTGGTCACGGTCGGCGTGCACACGCCCGAGTTCGCGTTCGAGAAGTCGACCAGGAACGTGAAGGACGCGATCGAGCGCCTCCAGATCCGCCATGCGGTGGCACAGGACAACAGCTACGGCACCTGGAAGGCTTTCCGCAACCAGTACTGGCCCGCGGTCTACCTGATCGACAAGCAGGGCCGCATCGTCTATTCGCACTTCGGCGAGGGCAGCTACGGCGCGACCGAGAAGAAGATCCAGGCGCTGCTGGCCGAGCCGGCGCCCGCGCCTGTGCCGAAGGCGGGGTCCTGAGATGCGGAAGCTCTGGTTCGCGCTGCTTTTCCTCGCGGGCGGCTTCGCGCACGAGCTGCGCAACCCGGTCCAGTGCCAGTGCATCTCGGCCAGCGCCGCGGCCGCGCCGGGCCGGCGCCGTGCTCAGTCGCGCGCCTCGACCGCCGAGGCGAACACGTAGCCTTCGCTGCGCACGGTCTTGATGTAGCGCGGCTCGCGCGCGTCGTCGCGCAGGCGCTGACGCAGGCGGCTCACGAGCAGGTCGATCGAGCGCTCGAAGAGCTCGGCCTCGCGGCCCTGGGTGAGGCTCAGCAGCTGGTCGCGCGTGAGCACCTTCTGCGGATGGTCGAGGAACACGCGCAGCAGCCGGTACTCGGCGCCGCTCAGCGCCACCATGGTGCCGCTCTCGTCCAGCAGGTGGCGCGCCACGGTGTCCACCTGCCATTCGCCGAACACCAACTTCTGCGCCGGCTCGGTCGAATGCATGTTGGGCGGCAGCATGCGGGTGCGGCGCATCACCGAGCGGATGCGGGCGAGCAGCTCGCGGGCCGAGAAGGGCTTGGCCAGGTAGTCGTCTGCGCCCATCTCGAGCCCGAGGATGCGGTCGGCCTCCTCGCTGCGCGCGGTGAGCATCAGGATCGGCGTGGCCTTGTACTTGCCGGTGCGCAGGTCGCGGCACAGGGTGAGGCCGTCCTCGCCCGGCAGCATCAGGTCGAGGATGATGAGGTCGAACGGCCCCGCGTCCTCCAGCGCCGCGCGCATGTGCCGCCCGGTCGGCACCGCCACCACGCGCAGGCCGTTCTTCACGAGGTAGGCGGTGAGCAGTTCGCGGATCTCCCGGTCGTCGTCGACGATGAGGATGTGGTCGGAGGGCCTGCTGGTGTTCATGGGCGGTCTCTGGAGGGTGGTCTGCGATCTGGGGGGAATGTAGCGGCCGCCCCGGGCAGCGCGAGCTTCTTTGTATTCGCAAGTATCCGGCCCGACCGGGCGCGACACAGGCATACGCATTCCGCGCCGCCAGGGGCATGCGGGCCCAAGAATCCGTTCCGTTCATCGACAGAACGCTTCTCCAGCTTCACCACCCTGCAAGGAATCACCATGAGCCAGATCGACAAGGTCCTCTACACGGGCAAGACCCACACCACCTCCGGCGGCCGCAACGGCAGCGCGCGCAGCAGCGACGGCCGCCTCGACATCCAGCTGTCGTCGCCCGGTTCGTCGGGCCAGGGCGCCAACCCCGAGCAGCTGTTCGCCGCCGGCTGGTCCGCCTGCTTCATCGGCGCCATGGGCCTGGCCGCGGCGGCGCGCAAGGTGACGCTGCCGCCCGACCTCGCGGTGGACGCCGAGGTCGACCTCGGCACCGGCAGCGGCGGCTACTTCCTGCAGGCGCGCCTGCACGTCAGCATGCCCGGCGTGGACCGCGAGCTCGCGCAGGCGCTGATCGAGACGGCGCACCAGACCTGCCCCTACTCCAAGGCCACGCGCGGCAACATCGAGGTCGCACTGCAGCTGGTCTGAACGGCCTGCCGTCCCGGTCTATAAAGGCGCCCATGTCCACCCTCGCCCGCCCTTCCGCCGATCCGGCCGTGGCCGCCCCCGCTCGCGGCGGGCTGCGCCGGCTGGTGCCGCGCTCGCTGTTCGCGCGCGTCACGCTGATCATCGTGGTCGGGCTGGCGGTGGCGCAGGCCCTGACCTTCGCCGCGATCGGCTTCGAGCGCGGCATCGCGATGCGCGAGCTGATGATGATCGGCATCGAGCGCGACATCGCGAGTTCGGTCGCGCTGATCGACCGGCTGCCCGCGAGCGAGCGTGCGGACTGGCTCGGGCGGCTGGAGCGCCGCAACTATCACTTCACCCTCGGCGGCAGCGCCGGGGGCGTGGCGCCGGCGTCCGCCTCGCAGCGCGAGTTCGGCCGGGCCATCGCGGAGGCGATGCGCCCCTTCGAGATCGTGAAGGTGGGCGAGGTCGCCAGCCCCGCGGGCGGCCTGGAGATCGAGGTGCGGCTGCGCGACGGCTCGCCGCTCATCGTGCATGCGCAGCGCGTGGGCATGCCGATGTCGCCCTGGCTGATCTGGGGCCTGGCGGTGCAGTTGCTGGTGCTGGCGCTGTGCGCCTGGGCCGCGGTGCGGCTGGTCACGCGGCCGCTCGCGCAGCTGGCGGCGGCAGCGGACGAGCTGGGGCCCGACCTCGAGGGCCGCGCCCTGTCCGAGACCGGCCCGAGCGAGGTGGCGCATGCGGCGCGCGCATTCAATGCGATGCAGCGCCGCATCGCGGGCTACATGGCCGAGCGCGTGGAGATCCTGGCCGCCATCTCGCACGACCTGCAGACGCCGATCACGCGGATGCGGCTGCGCACCGACCTGATGGACGACGGGCACGACCGCGACAAGTTCCGCCAGGACCTCGACGCGATGCATGCGCTGGTGCGCGAGGGCGTGACCTATGCGCGCACGCTCCACGGTGCGACCGAGCCCCCGCTGCGCGTGGACGCCGACGCGCTGATCGAGAGCATGGTCGCCGACTACGAGGACGCCGGCGAGCAGGTGCGGCTCGAGGGCCGCGCCGGCGCGCCGATCGTGACGCGGCCCAACGCGCTGCGCCGCATCCTCGCGAACCTGATCGACAACGCACTGAACTTCGGCAGCGAGGTGACCGTGCGCGTGCAGGCCGGGCCCGGGCGGCTGGTGGTCGCGGTGCTCGACGACGGACCGGGCATTCCGCCCGACGAACTCGAGGCGGTGCTCAAGCCCTTCTACCGCGTCGAGAGCTCGCGCAACCGCAGCACCGGCGGCACCGGCCTCGGGCTGGCGATCGCGCAGCAGCTCGCCACCGCGATGGGCGCCGAGCTGAAGCTCGCCAACCGCGCGCAGGGCGGGCTCGAGGCGCGGCTGACGATGCCGACGCGCCCCCCGGGCGCGGACTGAGCCGGCCGGCGCCTTCTTTCCTTCTTCTTCAACCCCATGCACCGGGCCGCGGCTCCCGCGCCCAGCGCGTGTTTCATCGTCCGTTCCACCGAGGATCGCCATGCTCGTTCTCATCGTTGCCTACCTGGGCGGGGTGCTCACCATCCTGAGCCCCTGCATCCTGCCGGTGCTGCCCTTCGTGTTCGCGCGGGCGGACCGCCCCTTCCGCGCCCACGGCCTGCCGATGCTCGCTGGCATGGCGCTGGCCTTCGCCGCAGTCGCCAGCCTGGCGGCCGTGGGCGGCGGCTGGGTGGTCGCTGCCAACGAATACGGGCGCTACGCGGCGATCGCGCTGCTGGCGCTGTTCGGCCTCACGCTGCTGCTGCCCCGGCTGGCCGACCGGCTGAGCCGGCCGCTGGTGGCGCTGGGCCTGCGGCTCGCCGACGGGCAGGCCGGCGGCACGGCCTTCTCGCCGCTGCTGCTCGGCGTGGGCACCGGCCTGCTGTGGGCACCCTGCGCCGGCCCGATCCTCGGGCTGATCCTGACCGGCGCGGCGCTGAATGGCGCGAGCATCGGCACCTCGCTGCTGCTGCTGGCCTATGCCGCCGGCGCCTGCACCTCGCTGGCCGCGGCGCTGCTCTTCGGCCACCGCGTGTTCGCACGCATGAAGGGCGCGCTCGGCACCGGCGAATGGCTGCGCCGTGCCGCGGGCGCGGCGGTGCTGGTCGGCGTGGGCGCGATCGCGCTCGGGCTCGACACCGGGCTGCTGGCCCGGCTCTCGGGCGGCACCACCACGGCGCTCGAACAGGCGCTGCTCGACCGCATCGGTTCGCCCCGGCCCGGCGTGCCGCAGGCGCCCGACGCCGAGCCGCGGCAGGGCGCAGACCAGGGCGGCCTCGTGCCGACCGCCGCCGCCGCGGAGCCACCCCCGGTCCCGCCGGTGCTGCGCACGCTGCGCGACCAGGGCGCGATGCCATCGTTCGCGGGCGCCACCGAGTGGATCAATTCGCCGCCGCTCACGCCCGAGGCGCTGCGCGGCAAGGTGGTGCTGGTGGACTTCTGGACCTACTCCTGCATCAACTGCCTGCGCACCCTGCCCTACCTGCGCGCCTGGGCCGAGAAGTACAAGGACGCGGGCCTGGTGGTCGTGGGCGTGCACACGCCGGAGTTCGCGTTCGAGAAGCGCCCCGCCAACGTGCGGCGCGCGGTCAAGGACCTGGAGATCGGCTTCCCGGTCGCGCTCGACAGCGACTACGCCATCTGGCGCGCCTTCGGCAACCGCGCTTGGCCCGCCTTCTACTTCGTCGACGCGGAAGGCCGCATCCGCCACCAGCAGGCCGGCGAAGGCCGCTACGCGACGGCGGAGCAGGTGATCCAGCAATTGCTGGCCGAAGCCGGACGGCCACGCGTCACCGCGGGGCTGGTCGCACCCCAGGGCCTGGGCACCCAGGCTGCGGCCGGGAGCGAGCCGGCGCTGTCGGGCGAAACCTACCTGGGCCACGCGCGTGCCGAAGGCTTCGCGTCGCCGGGCGGGCTGGTGCGCGACCGCACGCAGGCCTACCAGGCGCCCGCTTCGCTGCGCATCAACCAGTGGGCGCTGGCCGGCGAATGGACGGTGGACGCCGAGCGCGCGGTGCTCGCGCGCGCCGGCGGGCGCATCGTCTACCGCTTCCAGGCGCGCGACCTGCACCTCGTGCTCGGGCCCGCGGCCGACGGCAGGCCGGTGCGCTTTCGCGTGCGGATCGACGGGCAGCCGCCCGGCGCCGACCACGGCTTCGACACCGACGCGCAGGGCGCGGGCGTGATCGACGCGCAGCGGCTCTACCAGCTGGTGCGCCAGCGCGACGGCGCGCGCGAGCGCCTCTTCGAGATCGAATTCCTCGACCCGGGCGCGCAGGCCTACGCCTTCACCTTCGGCTGAGGCCGCGGGCCGAAGCCAGGAAGCGGGCGGCTCAGGCCTTCAGGTATTCGGCCTTGGTGCCGAGCCAGCGGTCGATGTGGCGCTGGGCCAGTTCGGGATGCTTCTGCAGCATGACCGGCGCGAGCTCGCGTGCCCAGTCCAGCAGCAGCGTGTCGGTGGTCAGGTCGGCGAAGCGCAGCAGCGGCGCGCCCGACTGGCGCGCGCCGAGGAATTCGCCCGGGCCGCGGATCTCCAGGTCGCGCCGCGCGATCTCGAAGCCGTCGCCGGTCTCGGCCATCGCCTTGAGCCGCGCGCGCGCCGCCTCGCCGACCCGGCCGCTGTCGCCCGGCGCATAGAGCAGCACGCAGGCCGAGGCCGCGGCGCCGCGCCCGACGCGGCCGCGCAGCTGGTGCAGCTGCGAAAGGCCGAAGCGCTCCGCATGCTCGATCACCATCAGCGAGGCGTTGGGCACGTCCACGCCGACCTCGATCACCGTGGTGCTCACGAGCACGTGCAGGGTGTTGGCGGTGAAGGCCGCCATCACCGCCTGCTTCTCGGCCGTGGGCATGCGCGAATGCAGCAGGCCCACGCCGACCTCGGGGCCGAGCACCTCGGCCAGCTCGTCGCGCGTGGCGGTGGCGTTGCGCAGGTCGACCGCCTCGCTCTCCTCGATCAGCGGGCAGACCCAGTAGACCTGCCGGCCCTGTTCGATCTGCGCCCGGATGCGCGCGATCACCTCGTCGCGCCGGTGCTCGGCCACCAGCTTGGTGACGATTGGCGTGCGGCCCGGCGGCAGCTCGTCGAGCGTGGAGACGTCGAGGTCGGCGTAGTAGCTCATCGCGAGCGTGCGCGGGATCGGCGTGGCGCTCATCATCAGCAGATGCGGTTCCAGTTCGTTGCGCGCCTTGCCGCGCAGCGCCAGGCGCTGCGCCACGCCGAAGCGGTGCTGCTCGTCGATGATCGCGAGCGCGAGGTTGTGGAAGCGCACCTTCTCGGAGATCACCGCATGGGTGCCGATCACGAGCGCGGCCTCGCCGCTTTCCACCGCGGCCGCCATCGCGTCGCGCTCCTTCTTCTTCTGGCTGCCGGTGAGCCAGGCCACGCGCAGGCCGCGCTCGGCCAGCAGCGGATCGAGCCAGCCGACCAGCTTGCCGAAGTGCTGGGCGGCGAGGATCTCGGTCGGCGCCATCAGCGCGCACTGGAAGCCCGCATCGATGCAGCGCGCCGCCGCGAGCGCGGCCACCACCGTCTTGCCCGAACCCACGTCGCCCTGCAGCAGCCGGTGCATCGGCACTTCGCGCCCGAGGTCGCGCGTGATCTCCTCGCCCACGCGCTGCTGCGCACCGGTCAGGCCGAAGGGCAGCACGCCGAGCAGTTCGTCGTGCAGCGACCCCTTGCCGCCGGCCGGCGCGGTCGACACGTCGAGCACCGGCGCGCGCTGCGCCGCGCGCTCGCGCCGCGCCTGCAATTGCGAGAGCTGCTGCGCGAGCAGTTCCTCCGCCTTGATGCGCTGCCAGGCCGGATGGCTGTGGTCCTCGAGCGTGGCGATCGCCACGTCGGGCGCCGGGTAGTGCAGGAAGTTGAGCGCACTGCGCAGGTCCCACGCGCCGCGCAGGCCGATCTGCACCGGGATGGTCTCGTCGAGCACCGCGCGCGCCAAGCCCGAGCGCACCTCGCGCCGCAGCACCGGCTGGGCGAGCCCCGCCACCGTCGAATAGATCGGCGTGAGCGCCTCGGGCAGCGCCGTGCCCGCGGCCTTGACCGTCGGATGCATCATCTGCCGCCCGACGAAGCCGCCGCGCACCTCGCCGCGCACCCGCACGCGCGCACCGACCGCGAGCTGCTTCTGCTGCGAGGGATAGAAATTGAAGAAGCGCAGCTGGCAGGTGTCGCTGCCGTCGTCGATGGTGGCGATGAGCTGCCGGCGCGGGCGGTACGCCACCTCGCATTCGGTCACCACGCCCTCGATCTGCGCCATGTCGCCGTCGCGCGTGTCGGCGAGCCGCACGATGCGCGTCTCGTCCTCGTAGCGCATCGGCAGGTAGAGCGCGAAGTCGATGTCGCGCACCAGGCCGAGCTTGCGCAGCGCGCGCTGGACCTGGCTCAGGCCGCTGCCCGGCGCCGCGGGCGCAGCCGCCGCCGCGCGGGCCGGGGGCTTTTCGGGCAACGGGGATTTCGCGGTCGCGGGCATGGGACAATTCTGCCCGGCTCCGGCCGTGCATTCTTTCTCATTCCGTCCTTCCCGCCACTTGGCACGGGTCCGTCCGACCCTCAAGCACCATGCGCGACTTCACGCTCTCCGATTTCGACTTTCATCTGCCGCCCGAACTGGTGGCCCAGCATCCCGCGCCCGAGCGCACCGCCTCCCGCCTGCTCGACGGCACCGGCGCCGCCCCCGCCGACCGCATCTTCAAGGACCTGCCTTCGCTGCTGCGCGAAGGCGACCTGCTGGTCTTCAACGACACCCGCGTGGTCAAGGCGCGCCTCTTCGGCGAGAAGCCGACCGGCGGCAAGCTGGAACTGCTGGTCGAGCGCGTGCTGCAGGGGCAGGAAGTGGTGGCGCACATGAAGGTCAGCAAGAAG
It encodes the following:
- a CDS encoding thioredoxin family protein, which gives rise to MRLPSPSLAVAAAAVIAASAAVVTLAAPSLGGDIPAEQAQPAPAFKDIDTWINSPPLDMAALRGKVVLIDFWTYTCINCLNHLPYVKEWDAKYRDKGLVTVGVHTPEFAFEKSTRNVKDAIERLQIRHAVAQDNSYGTWKAFRNQYWPAVYLIDKQGRIVYSHFGEGSYGATEKKIQALLAEPAPAPVPKAGS
- a CDS encoding response regulator, with the translated sequence MNTSRPSDHILIVDDDREIRELLTAYLVKNGLRVVAVPTGRHMRAALEDAGPFDLIILDLMLPGEDGLTLCRDLRTGKYKATPILMLTARSEEADRILGLEMGADDYLAKPFSARELLARIRSVMRRTRMLPPNMHSTEPAQKLVFGEWQVDTVARHLLDESGTMVALSGAEYRLLRVFLDHPQKVLTRDQLLSLTQGREAELFERSIDLLVSRLRQRLRDDAREPRYIKTVRSEGYVFASAVEARD
- a CDS encoding organic hydroperoxide resistance protein, producing MSQIDKVLYTGKTHTTSGGRNGSARSSDGRLDIQLSSPGSSGQGANPEQLFAAGWSACFIGAMGLAAAARKVTLPPDLAVDAEVDLGTGSGGYFLQARLHVSMPGVDRELAQALIETAHQTCPYSKATRGNIEVALQLV
- a CDS encoding ATP-binding protein, which codes for MSTLARPSADPAVAAPARGGLRRLVPRSLFARVTLIIVVGLAVAQALTFAAIGFERGIAMRELMMIGIERDIASSVALIDRLPASERADWLGRLERRNYHFTLGGSAGGVAPASASQREFGRAIAEAMRPFEIVKVGEVASPAGGLEIEVRLRDGSPLIVHAQRVGMPMSPWLIWGLAVQLLVLALCAWAAVRLVTRPLAQLAAAADELGPDLEGRALSETGPSEVAHAARAFNAMQRRIAGYMAERVEILAAISHDLQTPITRMRLRTDLMDDGHDRDKFRQDLDAMHALVREGVTYARTLHGATEPPLRVDADALIESMVADYEDAGEQVRLEGRAGAPIVTRPNALRRILANLIDNALNFGSEVTVRVQAGPGRLVVAVLDDGPGIPPDELEAVLKPFYRVESSRNRSTGGTGLGLAIAQQLATAMGAELKLANRAQGGLEARLTMPTRPPGAD
- a CDS encoding redoxin family protein, whose amino-acid sequence is MLVLIVAYLGGVLTILSPCILPVLPFVFARADRPFRAHGLPMLAGMALAFAAVASLAAVGGGWVVAANEYGRYAAIALLALFGLTLLLPRLADRLSRPLVALGLRLADGQAGGTAFSPLLLGVGTGLLWAPCAGPILGLILTGAALNGASIGTSLLLLAYAAGACTSLAAALLFGHRVFARMKGALGTGEWLRRAAGAAVLVGVGAIALGLDTGLLARLSGGTTTALEQALLDRIGSPRPGVPQAPDAEPRQGADQGGLVPTAAAAEPPPVPPVLRTLRDQGAMPSFAGATEWINSPPLTPEALRGKVVLVDFWTYSCINCLRTLPYLRAWAEKYKDAGLVVVGVHTPEFAFEKRPANVRRAVKDLEIGFPVALDSDYAIWRAFGNRAWPAFYFVDAEGRIRHQQAGEGRYATAEQVIQQLLAEAGRPRVTAGLVAPQGLGTQAAAGSEPALSGETYLGHARAEGFASPGGLVRDRTQAYQAPASLRINQWALAGEWTVDAERAVLARAGGRIVYRFQARDLHLVLGPAADGRPVRFRVRIDGQPPGADHGFDTDAQGAGVIDAQRLYQLVRQRDGARERLFEIEFLDPGAQAYAFTFG
- the recG gene encoding ATP-dependent DNA helicase RecG, whose product is MPATAKSPLPEKPPARAAAAAPAAPGSGLSQVQRALRKLGLVRDIDFALYLPMRYEDETRIVRLADTRDGDMAQIEGVVTECEVAYRPRRQLIATIDDGSDTCQLRFFNFYPSQQKQLAVGARVRVRGEVRGGFVGRQMMHPTVKAAGTALPEALTPIYSTVAGLAQPVLRREVRSGLARAVLDETIPVQIGLRGAWDLRSALNFLHYPAPDVAIATLEDHSHPAWQRIKAEELLAQQLSQLQARRERAAQRAPVLDVSTAPAGGKGSLHDELLGVLPFGLTGAQQRVGEEITRDLGREVPMHRLLQGDVGSGKTVVAALAAARCIDAGFQCALMAPTEILAAQHFGKLVGWLDPLLAERGLRVAWLTGSQKKKERDAMAAAVESGEAALVIGTHAVISEKVRFHNLALAIIDEQHRFGVAQRLALRGKARNELEPHLLMMSATPIPRTLAMSYYADLDVSTLDELPPGRTPIVTKLVAEHRRDEVIARIRAQIEQGRQVYWVCPLIEESEAVDLRNATATRDELAEVLGPEVGVGLLHSRMPTAEKQAVMAAFTANTLHVLVSTTVIEVGVDVPNASLMVIEHAERFGLSQLHQLRGRVGRGAAASACVLLYAPGDSGRVGEAARARLKAMAETGDGFEIARRDLEIRGPGEFLGARQSGAPLLRFADLTTDTLLLDWARELAPVMLQKHPELAQRHIDRWLGTKAEYLKA